A DNA window from Schistocerca americana isolate TAMUIC-IGC-003095 chromosome 4, iqSchAmer2.1, whole genome shotgun sequence contains the following coding sequences:
- the LOC124612358 gene encoding terminal nucleotidyltransferase 5C — translation MMETLSQVSENSTGGSGSGGQQRLAVLSYEQVRRLNDVMDEVVSIHGRGNFPTLEVRLRDLVTVVRAKLEAETGVRVRDIRLNGGAASHVLATESQPYNDLDLIFAVELSGGRNFDRVKTAVLGSLFDLLPEGVSRKRITTCSLKEAYVSKMVKVNHDGDRWSLISLGNSRGHKNVELKFVDSMRRQFEFSVDSFQIVLDSLLLFYECSELPIGENFYPTVVGESVYGDFQEALYHLHKKLIATRHPEEIRGGGLLKYCYLLVKNYRPAQPDYIKTLERYMCSRFFIDFSDINQQRAKLENYLWNHFVDADEEQLKYQYLMLLHSVVEESTVCLMGHERRQTLALIEELAYRVLFAEQSRLLAAHHQAAAPAATAPAAPAPTATLLYTTGHGHVFYAPVIPTCTCAGGAAAAWMAAAAAACSS, via the coding sequence ATGATGGAGACCCTGAGCCAGGTCAGCGAGAACTCGACCGGCGGCAGCGGTAGCGGCGGCCAGCAGCGGCTGGCGGTGCTCAGCTACGAGCAGGTGCGCCGCCTCAACGACGTCATGGACGAGGTGGTGTCGATCCACGGGCGCGGCAACTTCCCCACGCTGGAGGTGCGCCTGCGCGACCTGGTGACGGTGGTGCGCGCCAAGCTGGAGGCGGAGACGGGCGTCCGCGTGCGCGACATCCGCCTCAACGGCGGCGCCGCGTCGCACGTGCTCGCCACCGAGTCGCAGCCCTACAACGACCTCGACCTCATCTTCGCCGTCGAGCTGTCGGGCGGGCGCAACTTCGACCGCGTCAAGACGGCCGTGCTGGGCTCTCTGTTCGACCTGCTGCCCGAGGGCGTCAGCCGCAAGCGCATCACCACGTGCAGCCTCAAGGAGGCGTACGTCTCCAAGATGGTGAAGGTGAACCACGACGGCGACCGCTGGTCGCTCATCTCGCTCGGCAACTCGCGCGGCCACAAGAACGTCGAGCTCAAGTTCGTGGACTCGATGCGGCGCCAGTTCGAGTTCTCCGTCGACTCGTTCCAGATCGTGCTCGACTCGCTGCTGCTCTTCTACGAGTGCAGCGAGCTGCCCATCGGCGAGAACTTCTACCCGACCGTCGTCGGCGAGTCCGTGTACGGCGACTTCCAGGAGGCGCTCTACCACCTGCACAAGAAGCTGATCGCGACCAGGCACCCGGAGGAGATCCGCGGCGGCGGCCTGCTCAAGTACTGCTACCTGCTCGTCAAGAACTACCGGCCGGCGCAGCCCGACTACATCAAGACGCTCGAGCGCTACATGTGCTCGCGCTTCTTCATAGACTTCTCGGACATCAACCAGCAGCGGGCCAAGCTCGAGAACTACCTGTGGAACCACTTCGTCGACGCGGACGAGGAGCAACTCAAGTACCAGTACCTGATGCTGCTGCACAGCGTCGTCGAGGAGTCTACGGTGTGCCTGATGGGCCACGAGCGGCGGCAGACGCTCGCCCTCATCGAGGAGCTGGCCTACCGCGTGCTCTTCGCCGAGCAGAGCCGGCTGCTGGCGGCGCACCACCAGGCGGCCGCCCCCGCggccaccgcccccgccgcccccgcgcccACCGCCACGCTGCTGTACACGACGGGGCACGGCCACGTGTTCTACGCGCCCGTCATCCCCACGTGCACGTGCGCGGGCGGCGCCGCCGCGGCGTGGATGGCCGCAGCTGCCGCCGCTTGCTCCTCGTGA